From Nitrospirota bacterium, the proteins below share one genomic window:
- a CDS encoding citrate/2-methylcitrate synthase, whose translation MSILANKDTRVVIQGGAAGLNAARRMAEFCYMIKRPLNVDAFVYPPDAGKTNEVPYGGGLLTIPVYKSVAEATANHPQINTSLVYIGADRALAAGMEALNDPRIQLVSMITEGVPEKDAKLLGRHAVKLGKIFNGPSSIGIISAGACRLGVIGGAFDNLVACKLYREGSFGVITKSGGLSNEIIWICSQFADGITTAIGIGGDAYPGTDYVTYLEMFEQDPQTKAVVIVGEMGGDLEERAAEWYGAKKRRIKLLAVVSGFCQESLPKGMKFGHAGAKEGLKGEGSARSKSEALKKAGAIVPPTFGALGPSIKEVYEEFVRTGQVVPIPDLSPADLPKLPKTVDEAMKTGEVMVAPLIKTTISDDRGDEPLYDGYPASELINKGYDIPHIIGLLWDKRLISKQEAEIIKRIIMLSADHGPCVSGALATIIAACAGIGMSQAVAAGLIMIGPRFGGAVTDAGRYFKYAVDNKMTVDEFLSYMKQNVGPVPGIGHRVKSVRNPDKRVKELVGYVKSLGIKTPHLDFALEVEKVTSAKKENLILNVDGTMAAVLVDLGFPVDSLNGFFILARTIGLIGHWVDQKRQESRLIRLFDYLVNYAAPKRREVPPLK comes from the coding sequence ATGAGTATTCTTGCGAACAAAGACACCCGGGTGGTGATCCAGGGTGGAGCTGCGGGCTTGAACGCCGCACGCCGCATGGCCGAGTTCTGTTACATGATCAAGCGCCCGCTCAACGTGGACGCATTTGTGTATCCGCCGGACGCGGGCAAGACCAACGAGGTGCCTTACGGCGGCGGTCTGTTGACGATTCCGGTCTACAAGAGCGTCGCGGAGGCGACCGCCAACCATCCGCAGATCAACACGAGTCTCGTTTATATCGGCGCCGACCGGGCGCTTGCCGCGGGAATGGAGGCGCTCAACGATCCGAGGATTCAGCTCGTGTCGATGATCACGGAAGGCGTGCCTGAGAAGGACGCGAAGCTGCTCGGCCGTCACGCGGTCAAGCTGGGCAAGATCTTCAACGGACCCTCCTCGATCGGCATCATTTCGGCGGGCGCCTGCCGGCTCGGCGTCATCGGCGGCGCGTTCGACAACCTCGTCGCCTGCAAGCTCTATCGCGAAGGCTCTTTCGGCGTCATCACGAAATCCGGCGGGCTCTCGAACGAGATCATCTGGATCTGTTCCCAGTTCGCGGACGGCATCACTACCGCGATCGGCATCGGCGGCGACGCCTATCCCGGTACGGATTACGTCACGTATTTGGAAATGTTCGAACAGGATCCTCAGACGAAGGCGGTCGTGATCGTAGGGGAGATGGGCGGCGATTTGGAAGAGCGGGCGGCCGAGTGGTACGGCGCGAAGAAGCGGCGGATCAAACTCCTGGCGGTGGTGTCGGGTTTCTGCCAGGAAAGCCTGCCCAAGGGCATGAAGTTCGGCCACGCCGGGGCAAAAGAGGGGCTGAAAGGCGAAGGGTCGGCCCGCTCGAAGTCCGAAGCGCTCAAGAAGGCCGGTGCGATCGTCCCGCCGACCTTCGGCGCCTTGGGTCCGTCCATCAAGGAAGTGTACGAAGAGTTCGTCAGGACAGGGCAGGTCGTGCCGATCCCCGACTTGAGCCCGGCCGATCTCCCGAAGCTCCCCAAGACCGTCGACGAAGCCATGAAGACCGGCGAAGTCATGGTGGCGCCGCTGATCAAGACCACGATCAGCGACGATCGCGGCGATGAACCGCTGTACGACGGCTATCCTGCCTCGGAATTGATCAACAAAGGTTACGATATTCCCCACATTATCGGTCTCCTGTGGGACAAGCGGCTTATCTCCAAGCAGGAAGCGGAGATCATCAAGCGGATCATCATGTTGTCCGCCGACCACGGTCCCTGCGTGAGCGGCGCGCTCGCCACGATCATCGCGGCCTGCGCCGGCATCGGCATGTCGCAGGCGGTCGCGGCCGGGTTGATCATGATCGGGCCTCGATTCGGCGGCGCCGTCACCGACGCCGGGCGTTACTTCAAATACGCGGTGGACAACAAGATGACGGTGGACGAGTTCCTTTCGTACATGAAGCAAAATGTCGGCCCGGTTCCCGGCATCGGCCATCGCGTGAAGAGCGTGCGAAACCCGGATAAGCGGGTGAAGGAATTGGTCGGATACGTCAAGAGCCTCGGCATCAAAACGCCGCACTTGGACTTCGCCTTGGAGGTCGAAAAGGTGACCTCGGCGAAAAAAGAGAACCTGATCCTGAACGTGGACGGCACGATGGCGGCCGTGCTCGTGGATCTGGGCTTCCCGGTGGACAGCCTGAACGGCTTCTTCATCCTGGCTCGGACGATCGGCCTGATCGGGCATTGGGTCGATCAGAAGCGCCAGGAGAGCCGGCTGATCCGGCTCTTCGATTATCTGGTCAACTATGCCGCGCCGAAGCGGCGCGAGGTGCCGCCTCTGAAATAG
- a CDS encoding aconitate hydratase, with the protein MSLEIAKTLYASMPEKLAKARKKFGRALTLTEKILVSHADNFDTQVWERGKAMLALRPDRVAMQDATAQMAMLQFMQAGKKKVAVPSTIHCDHLIRAEVGSQKDLLRAMDENREVYNFLASAAKKYGIGFWKPGAGIIHQVVLENYAFPGGLMIGTDSHTPNAGGLGMLAIGVGGADAGEVMAGLPWEVLHPKLIGVRLTGKLNGWASPKDVILYICGLLTVKGGTNKILEYFGPGAETISCTGKGTITNMGAELGATTSVFPFDQKMVAYLNLTDRADIANLALANRELLTADPEVLQSPEKYFDQIVEIDLSKLEPHVVGPHTPDLARPISKMAAEAREKGYPVELKAALIGSCTNSSYEDISRSAHIARQGLKAGLKAKTAFLVTPGSERIFHTMRRDGFMEAFEQMGATVLANACGPCIGQWKRADAVKGRADSIVSSFNRNFPGRNDGINETLSFLASPEVVTAYAFAGDLTFDPVRGTLKGADGKEFKFEPPQGEELPAKGFARGEEGYVPPAEDGEALTVDIPPDSERLQLLRPFPRWDGQDFIKLPLLIKTKGKTTTDHISPAGPWLKYRGHLDKISDNMFLGANNAFYPEVGKGTDVLTGESGLTIAQIARRYKAKGIGSVVVGDENYGEGSSREHAAMSPRYLNVRVVLTKSFARIHETNLKKQGILPLTFADPADYDKIEQNDRISVMGLKDLAPGKPVRVIIHKPDGTEIAIQANHSMTEQQIGWFKAGSALNALS; encoded by the coding sequence ATGTCGCTGGAAATAGCCAAAACACTGTATGCGTCGATGCCGGAGAAGCTGGCCAAGGCGCGGAAGAAGTTCGGCCGCGCGCTCACGCTGACGGAAAAGATTCTCGTGTCGCACGCCGACAATTTCGACACGCAGGTGTGGGAACGGGGCAAGGCCATGTTGGCGTTGCGGCCGGATCGGGTCGCGATGCAGGACGCGACGGCGCAGATGGCCATGCTGCAGTTCATGCAGGCCGGCAAGAAGAAGGTCGCCGTGCCCAGCACGATCCATTGCGACCACCTGATTCGGGCGGAAGTCGGCTCGCAGAAAGACCTGCTGCGCGCGATGGACGAAAACCGGGAGGTCTATAACTTCCTCGCCTCGGCCGCGAAGAAGTACGGGATCGGATTCTGGAAGCCCGGCGCTGGCATCATCCACCAGGTCGTCCTCGAAAACTACGCGTTCCCGGGCGGGTTGATGATCGGGACGGATTCCCACACGCCCAACGCGGGCGGTCTCGGCATGCTGGCGATCGGCGTCGGCGGAGCCGACGCGGGCGAGGTCATGGCCGGGCTGCCCTGGGAAGTGCTACATCCGAAGCTGATCGGTGTCCGGCTGACCGGCAAATTGAACGGCTGGGCGTCCCCGAAGGACGTGATTCTGTACATCTGCGGCCTGCTCACCGTGAAGGGGGGCACGAACAAAATTCTGGAGTACTTCGGACCCGGCGCCGAGACGATCAGTTGCACGGGCAAGGGCACGATCACCAACATGGGCGCCGAGCTGGGCGCCACGACCTCGGTCTTTCCCTTCGACCAGAAGATGGTGGCCTATTTGAACCTCACCGATCGGGCGGATATCGCGAACCTGGCCCTGGCGAATCGCGAGTTGCTCACCGCCGATCCGGAAGTGCTGCAGTCGCCGGAGAAGTACTTCGACCAGATCGTCGAAATCGACCTCTCCAAGCTGGAGCCTCACGTCGTCGGGCCGCACACGCCGGACCTGGCCAGACCGATCTCCAAGATGGCGGCGGAAGCCAGGGAAAAAGGCTATCCGGTCGAACTCAAAGCGGCGCTGATCGGCAGTTGCACCAACTCGTCCTACGAGGACATCAGCCGCTCGGCCCACATCGCGCGCCAGGGCTTGAAGGCGGGGCTCAAGGCGAAGACCGCGTTCCTGGTCACGCCCGGCTCCGAGCGAATCTTCCACACGATGAGGCGGGACGGCTTCATGGAGGCGTTCGAGCAGATGGGCGCGACCGTCCTGGCCAATGCCTGCGGTCCTTGTATCGGTCAGTGGAAGCGGGCGGACGCCGTCAAAGGCCGGGCCGATTCGATCGTCAGTTCGTTCAACCGGAACTTCCCCGGCCGCAACGACGGCATCAACGAGACGCTGTCGTTCCTCGCGAGCCCGGAAGTCGTGACGGCGTATGCCTTCGCGGGCGATCTGACCTTCGATCCGGTACGCGGAACGCTGAAAGGGGCGGACGGGAAAGAGTTCAAGTTCGAGCCTCCGCAGGGCGAAGAGTTGCCGGCGAAGGGCTTTGCGAGAGGCGAAGAAGGCTACGTTCCGCCGGCTGAAGACGGCGAGGCGCTCACCGTGGACATTCCGCCCGACAGCGAGCGGCTCCAGTTGCTCCGGCCGTTCCCGCGCTGGGACGGTCAGGACTTTATCAAACTGCCCCTGTTGATCAAGACGAAGGGAAAGACGACGACGGATCACATTTCGCCGGCCGGTCCGTGGCTCAAGTACCGCGGCCACCTGGACAAGATCAGCGACAACATGTTCCTCGGCGCCAACAATGCGTTCTACCCGGAGGTGGGGAAGGGCACCGACGTGCTGACCGGCGAGTCTGGGCTCACGATCGCGCAGATCGCCCGACGCTACAAGGCGAAGGGCATCGGATCGGTCGTAGTCGGCGACGAGAACTACGGCGAGGGGAGCAGCCGCGAGCATGCGGCCATGTCGCCCCGCTATCTGAACGTCCGGGTGGTGCTGACCAAGAGTTTCGCGCGCATCCACGAGACGAATTTGAAGAAACAGGGGATTCTCCCGCTGACGTTCGCTGACCCGGCCGATTACGACAAGATCGAGCAGAACGATCGGATCAGCGTCATGGGATTGAAGGACCTGGCGCCGGGGAAGCCCGTCCGGGTGATCATCCACAAGCCGGATGGAACAGAGATCGCCATCCAGGCGAACCACAGCATGACGGAGCAGCAGATCGGATGGTTCAAGGCCGGGTCGGCCTTGAATGCTCTGAGTTGA
- a CDS encoding dual specificity protein phosphatase — protein sequence MHFITDSLLVGNSDDAREPAPFVSGLLLVAGEYQVQPPPWVSYHVIPLKEFAAVDPLDLQHAVEWLERHAPSGRVMVCCRAGMGRSVSVAIAYLCCVERMTYEDAVKLVSARRPGAAPIPNLEETIREVQRMRQKHKQSTEPYDMPADPARRPL from the coding sequence ATGCACTTCATTACGGATTCATTGCTGGTCGGGAACAGCGACGATGCGCGCGAACCGGCGCCGTTTGTGAGCGGGCTCTTGTTGGTGGCCGGCGAATACCAGGTTCAGCCGCCGCCGTGGGTTTCGTACCATGTGATCCCATTGAAAGAGTTTGCGGCCGTCGATCCGCTCGATCTGCAACATGCTGTGGAGTGGCTGGAGCGGCACGCGCCGTCGGGGCGTGTGATGGTCTGCTGCCGGGCGGGAATGGGACGTTCGGTATCGGTGGCCATCGCCTATCTCTGCTGTGTGGAACGCATGACCTATGAAGACGCGGTGAAGCTTGTGTCGGCGCGACGTCCGGGTGCGGCGCCGATCCCTAACCTCGAGGAGACCATTCGGGAAGTGCAGCGCATGCGGCAGAAACACAAACAGTCGACCGAACCGTACGATATGCCGGCCGATCCCGCCCGGCGCCCCTTGTAA
- a CDS encoding small ribosomal subunit Rsm22 family protein — protein MAGVDVATPEARTAKEIAHGVAALSLLFTRRRDGLADPYLERDELRRAYLAYYVPVNLAKVQSLLAESPPWPMEPASAGRPYRILDVGSGPGTAVLAVLDWVARSATGPTRPLECLAIDRSPMALSDCARLWETCVGLVGASDAQLRTVCEDMERTPLSAHWMQGSCRTFDLIVLANTLGELFLAARDPLAPRVALVGSLLELLDPAGTLMIVEPALRDTSRALHRLRDRLLEDKVCTVYSPCLHERPCPALVKVEDWCHEERPWTPPPIVSAIDREVGLIKDALKFSYLLLRKDGRTIVPRGTDVYRVVSELREMKGEKRVWLCNETGRPEVGRLDRMRSPSNAAFDEWHRGAIVRIDQIVRGQRKGREATVGRIPADATVEIIRPVLSA, from the coding sequence GTGGCAGGCGTGGACGTCGCGACGCCCGAAGCAAGGACCGCCAAGGAGATCGCGCACGGCGTCGCCGCCCTGTCTCTCCTCTTCACGCGACGACGCGATGGACTTGCCGATCCATACCTGGAGAGAGACGAGTTGCGACGGGCCTATTTGGCCTATTACGTTCCGGTTAACCTGGCGAAGGTGCAGTCGCTGCTCGCAGAGTCGCCCCCATGGCCGATGGAGCCGGCATCGGCCGGGAGGCCGTACAGAATCCTGGATGTCGGGAGCGGACCGGGCACGGCCGTGCTGGCGGTATTGGACTGGGTTGCGAGATCGGCGACGGGCCCGACGCGGCCGCTCGAGTGCCTCGCCATAGATCGCTCGCCGATGGCCCTCAGCGATTGCGCGCGTCTGTGGGAGACGTGCGTGGGCCTTGTGGGAGCATCCGATGCGCAGCTCCGGACGGTCTGCGAAGATATGGAGCGGACCCCTCTGTCGGCGCACTGGATGCAGGGTTCCTGCCGGACCTTCGACCTGATCGTGCTGGCCAACACCCTCGGGGAACTCTTCCTCGCTGCGCGCGATCCGTTGGCTCCAAGAGTCGCGCTGGTCGGTTCGCTCCTGGAACTCCTCGACCCGGCCGGAACGTTGATGATCGTCGAACCGGCCCTGCGGGACACCTCGCGCGCGCTGCACCGACTGCGCGACCGCCTGCTGGAGGACAAGGTTTGCACCGTCTACAGTCCCTGCCTGCACGAGCGTCCCTGTCCGGCTTTGGTGAAGGTCGAGGACTGGTGCCACGAGGAACGGCCGTGGACACCGCCGCCGATCGTTTCGGCGATCGATCGGGAAGTCGGATTGATCAAAGACGCGCTGAAGTTCTCCTATCTGTTGTTACGCAAGGATGGTCGCACGATCGTGCCCAGGGGAACCGATGTCTACCGTGTCGTGAGCGAACTCCGGGAGATGAAGGGCGAAAAACGGGTCTGGTTGTGCAACGAGACGGGAAGGCCAGAGGTGGGGCGGCTGGATCGGATGCGGTCGCCGTCGAATGCCGCCTTCGACGAGTGGCACCGCGGGGCGATCGTGAGGATCGACCAGATTGTGCGGGGGCAACGGAAAGGACGGGAAGCCACAGTGGGACGGATTCCAGCCGATGCGACGGTGGAGATTATCCGGCCCGTGTTGAGTGCTTAG
- a CDS encoding 2Fe-2S iron-sulfur cluster-binding protein: protein MIVRDKMAADYDTQNVIDQEEILRPKMVTVEIAGKTYQVPEGITVIKALWYTGQEVVRGAGCLGGFCGACATYYRTKDDPKVKTCLACQTAVEDGMSFSMVPPFPARKATYDITKLEDPKQDLFNLYPEAPLCRNCNACTEACPQKIDVREGVWKAVFGDFKGVSEMFMDCVMCGLCAPVCIADIAPNFVALYVSRVQGAHFTPKPERLDRRIKEIQEGRYDAEWNKILNMNDQELAKACAELK from the coding sequence GTGATCGTTCGAGATAAGATGGCGGCCGATTACGATACCCAGAACGTCATCGACCAGGAGGAAATCCTCCGGCCGAAAATGGTGACGGTCGAGATCGCCGGCAAGACGTATCAGGTGCCGGAAGGAATCACCGTCATCAAGGCGCTCTGGTATACGGGACAAGAAGTCGTCCGCGGAGCCGGCTGTCTCGGCGGCTTCTGCGGCGCATGCGCGACCTATTATCGGACGAAAGATGACCCCAAGGTGAAGACCTGTTTGGCCTGCCAGACGGCGGTCGAAGACGGCATGTCGTTCTCCATGGTGCCGCCGTTTCCAGCCCGGAAAGCCACCTACGACATCACCAAACTAGAGGACCCCAAGCAAGACCTCTTCAATCTCTACCCGGAAGCGCCCCTCTGCCGGAACTGCAACGCCTGCACCGAAGCCTGTCCTCAGAAAATCGATGTTCGGGAGGGGGTATGGAAGGCGGTGTTCGGCGATTTCAAAGGCGTATCCGAGATGTTCATGGATTGCGTCATGTGCGGGCTCTGCGCGCCGGTCTGCATCGCCGACATCGCGCCGAATTTCGTCGCACTCTACGTCAGCCGCGTTCAGGGCGCTCATTTCACTCCGAAGCCGGAGCGGCTTGACCGCCGGATCAAAGAAATCCAGGAAGGCCGTTACGACGCGGAGTGGAACAAGATCCTGAACATGAACGACCAAGAGCTAGCGAAGGCGTGCGCCGAACTGAAATAG
- a CDS encoding ATP citrate lyase citrate-binding domain-containing protein, whose product MAKVLEGPGMGLMKKWGISVPNYVVVTSVDELAKLGQANDWLKKSKLVVKAHEALGSRFKLGLVKVGLDLHGAEAAAKEMLGRQVGSLTVSQVIVSEMIPHKEEYYVAVKSTREGADILVANCGGIEVESNWDRVKRLSVEIGTTPPRDALEKLAKEAGFTGDLAKKVADFAGKLFACFDNEDAQYLEVNPVVVRESDGEFVALDAVTLLDGDAKFRHPDWNFQFAAEFGRPYTKNELEVMAVDAKIKGSVKFIEIPGGDTAMLPAGGGASVYYSDAVVARGGKLANYAEYSGDPPDWAVEVLTEKVCSLPGIKNIIVGGAIANFTDVKKTFGGIIAGFRKAKAEGKLNGVKIWVRRGGPREKEGLDAMRALKDEGFDIHVFDRHTPLTDIVDMALQNK is encoded by the coding sequence ATGGCTAAAGTGCTCGAGGGCCCGGGAATGGGGCTGATGAAGAAGTGGGGCATTTCGGTTCCCAACTATGTCGTTGTCACCTCGGTTGACGAGCTGGCCAAGCTCGGCCAGGCCAATGACTGGCTCAAGAAATCGAAACTGGTCGTCAAGGCTCACGAAGCGCTCGGCTCCCGCTTCAAGCTCGGGCTCGTGAAAGTCGGCCTCGATCTCCACGGTGCGGAGGCGGCCGCCAAGGAGATGTTGGGACGCCAGGTGGGCAGCCTCACGGTGTCCCAAGTCATCGTGTCGGAAATGATTCCTCACAAGGAGGAATATTATGTGGCGGTGAAATCCACCCGCGAGGGCGCCGATATTCTCGTCGCGAACTGCGGCGGAATCGAGGTGGAATCGAATTGGGATCGGGTGAAGCGGCTCTCGGTCGAAATCGGGACGACGCCCCCCCGTGATGCGCTCGAGAAGCTGGCCAAGGAAGCCGGTTTCACGGGAGATCTCGCGAAGAAAGTCGCCGATTTCGCCGGTAAGTTGTTTGCCTGCTTCGACAACGAAGATGCGCAATACCTCGAGGTGAATCCGGTCGTGGTGCGGGAAAGCGACGGCGAATTCGTCGCGCTCGACGCGGTGACTCTGCTCGACGGGGACGCCAAGTTCAGACATCCCGATTGGAATTTCCAATTCGCCGCGGAATTCGGACGCCCGTATACGAAGAACGAATTGGAAGTGATGGCGGTGGACGCCAAGATCAAGGGTTCGGTGAAATTCATCGAGATTCCCGGAGGCGATACCGCTATGTTGCCGGCCGGCGGCGGGGCGAGCGTCTACTATTCGGATGCCGTGGTCGCCCGCGGCGGAAAACTGGCCAACTACGCCGAATATTCCGGCGATCCGCCGGACTGGGCCGTCGAAGTCCTCACGGAAAAAGTCTGTTCCTTGCCCGGCATCAAGAACATCATCGTGGGCGGCGCGATCGCGAACTTCACCGACGTCAAGAAGACGTTCGGCGGCATCATCGCCGGGTTCCGGAAGGCGAAGGCCGAAGGCAAGTTGAACGGGGTGAAAATCTGGGTCCGCCGCGGCGGGCCCCGCGAGAAAGAGGGGCTCGACGCGATGCGCGCGTTGAAGGACGAAGGGTTCGACATCCACGTGTTCGACCGCCACACGCCGCTGACCGATATCGTCGACATGGCGCTCCAAAACAAGTGA
- the icd gene encoding NADP-dependent isocitrate dehydrogenase: protein MGYAKLTPPTKGQKITMGPGGKLNIPDNPIVLFIEGDGTGPDIWAASVRVFDAAVQKAYGGKRKIEWFEVYAGEKCNKIYGENTWLHDDTLVASKEYMIGIKGPLTTPVGGGFRSINVALRQLLDLYVCQRPVKWYTGVPAPVKKPHLVDMVIFRENSEDIYAGIEWEKGTPEVKKVIDFLQKEMGVKKIRFPETSGIGVKPISEEGTHRLVRAAINWALANKRKSVTLVHKGNIMKFTEGAFRKWGYELAKKEFPDKTVAWDDCGGNPPPGKLLIKDAIADNFLQQILTRPAEYDVIATMNLNGDYISDALAAQVGGLGIAPGANINYVSGHAWFEATHGTAPKYAGQDKVNPGAVLLSGVMMLEYMGWTEAARLIEKGMSKTIANGTVTYDFARLMREEGRTDVKEIKCSEYGTEIIRNME from the coding sequence ATGGGATACGCGAAACTGACACCACCGACGAAGGGGCAAAAAATCACGATGGGACCGGGCGGCAAGCTCAACATCCCGGACAATCCCATCGTGCTGTTCATCGAGGGCGACGGCACCGGGCCGGACATCTGGGCGGCCTCCGTGCGCGTGTTCGACGCGGCGGTGCAAAAGGCTTATGGCGGCAAGCGCAAGATCGAGTGGTTCGAAGTGTACGCCGGCGAGAAGTGCAACAAAATCTACGGGGAAAACACCTGGCTGCACGACGACACCCTGGTCGCTTCCAAGGAATACATGATCGGAATCAAGGGGCCGCTGACGACTCCGGTCGGCGGCGGGTTCCGCAGCATCAACGTGGCCCTTCGGCAACTGCTCGATTTGTATGTCTGCCAGCGCCCGGTCAAGTGGTACACCGGCGTGCCGGCGCCGGTGAAGAAGCCGCACCTGGTCGATATGGTGATCTTCCGGGAAAACAGCGAAGACATCTATGCCGGCATCGAATGGGAGAAGGGCACGCCCGAGGTGAAGAAGGTCATCGACTTCCTGCAGAAGGAAATGGGCGTAAAGAAGATCCGGTTCCCGGAGACGTCCGGCATCGGGGTGAAACCGATCAGCGAAGAAGGCACCCACCGTCTGGTCCGGGCCGCGATCAACTGGGCGCTGGCCAACAAGCGGAAGAGCGTGACCCTGGTGCACAAGGGCAACATCATGAAATTCACCGAGGGCGCGTTCCGCAAATGGGGCTATGAACTGGCGAAGAAGGAATTCCCGGACAAGACGGTCGCCTGGGACGACTGCGGCGGCAATCCGCCTCCCGGGAAGCTGTTGATCAAGGACGCGATCGCGGACAACTTCCTGCAGCAGATTCTGACCCGGCCGGCGGAGTACGACGTGATCGCCACCATGAACCTGAACGGCGACTACATCTCCGACGCCCTTGCGGCGCAGGTGGGCGGCCTCGGCATCGCGCCGGGCGCCAACATCAACTATGTGTCCGGCCATGCCTGGTTCGAGGCGACCCATGGCACCGCGCCCAAGTACGCGGGGCAAGACAAGGTCAATCCCGGGGCGGTCTTGCTATCCGGCGTCATGATGCTGGAGTATATGGGCTGGACCGAAGCGGCGCGCTTGATCGAGAAGGGCATGTCCAAGACCATCGCCAACGGCACGGTCACCTACGATTTCGCCCGCCTCATGAGAGAAGAAGGCCGGACGGATGTGAAAGAAATCAAGTGCTCCGAGTACGGGACGGAGATCATCAGGAACATGGAGTAG
- the mutM gene encoding bifunctional DNA-formamidopyrimidine glycosylase/DNA-(apurinic or apyrimidinic site) lyase: MPELPEAEVAACQLRSRIVGASVKDCWVGRADIVREGLSTVGWYRGARITAVERRGKSVVFSLSRGQETRYIVGELGMTGRFLFRTSGQRFPQHTHFTLYLDDGAEPEVRYWNPRRFGRIYLLDRQGLDRFIARRFGLDPLDMTKEEFVRLLHARRGRLKPLLMHQQVIAGIGNIYANEILFRAGLHPYRPANRLRRPAAERLYRTVREVLEEAIRYGGSSVRDFFAPDGTEGRYKQRHLVYGKEGQPCPNGCGRRIRRLRGERSSFYCPSCQRKNLS, from the coding sequence ATGCCTGAACTGCCGGAAGCGGAAGTCGCCGCCTGTCAACTCCGAAGCCGGATCGTAGGCGCCAGCGTCAAGGACTGTTGGGTGGGCCGCGCGGACATCGTGCGGGAAGGCTTGTCCACGGTAGGATGGTATCGCGGCGCCCGGATTACCGCGGTGGAACGGAGAGGCAAAAGCGTGGTGTTTTCGTTGTCGCGCGGTCAGGAAACTCGGTACATCGTCGGGGAGCTCGGGATGACCGGGCGCTTCCTGTTCAGGACATCCGGCCAACGGTTTCCCCAGCATACCCATTTCACGCTGTATTTGGACGATGGAGCGGAGCCAGAGGTGCGCTACTGGAATCCCCGGCGGTTCGGAAGGATCTACTTGTTGGATCGACAAGGGCTGGACCGCTTCATCGCCAGGCGGTTTGGCCTCGATCCTCTGGACATGACGAAGGAAGAGTTCGTTCGTCTCCTGCACGCTCGCCGCGGGCGGCTCAAGCCGCTTTTGATGCACCAGCAGGTGATTGCCGGCATCGGCAACATCTATGCGAACGAAATCTTGTTTCGTGCCGGCCTTCACCCCTATCGACCTGCCAACCGGCTGCGCAGGCCTGCCGCCGAGCGGTTGTATCGAACCGTGCGGGAAGTGCTGGAAGAGGCTATCAGATATGGGGGCTCCAGCGTGCGGGATTTCTTTGCCCCGGATGGAACAGAGGGACGGTACAAGCAGCGACATCTTGTGTACGGGAAGGAAGGCCAGCCTTGCCCGAACGGCTGCGGCCGACGTATCAGGCGATTGCGAGGCGAACGCAGTTCCTTCTATTGTCCCTCGTGTCAGCGAAAAAACCTGTCGTAA
- a CDS encoding HigA family addiction module antitoxin — protein sequence MSIPSKGSRKVRPTHPGEMLREDFLPDYGLTVSSFARALGVSRQTVNEVLRERRAVSPEMALRLARLFGNTPEFWLNAQRAVDLWEASRNAKSKIERISPLDAA from the coding sequence ATGAGCATTCCCAGTAAAGGGTCGCGGAAAGTGCGGCCCACCCATCCGGGCGAGATGCTGCGAGAGGATTTCTTGCCGGACTACGGGCTGACCGTATCGAGTTTTGCCAGGGCTCTCGGGGTGTCGCGTCAGACCGTCAATGAAGTGCTTCGGGAACGACGGGCCGTGAGTCCCGAGATGGCGCTACGTCTGGCTCGACTGTTTGGCAATACCCCGGAATTTTGGTTGAACGCCCAACGGGCCGTTGATCTCTGGGAGGCGTCCAGAAACGCGAAAAGCAAGATTGAACGTATTTCACCGCTGGACGCCGCATGA